One Rhinoderma darwinii isolate aRhiDar2 chromosome 6, aRhiDar2.hap1, whole genome shotgun sequence DNA window includes the following coding sequences:
- the BRAT1 gene encoding integrator complex assembly factor BRAT1 isoform X1, with amino-acid sequence MDAECSQLLPHVCGVLVDNRQLMTDDSIYEKLLDWFKFLLGTVSSERLLNENPCIPGLFRQVLNIEEADHSLLVFSMRLVGILAAQEGGFKYLMLDHVIQDMFGECIYTNEIWKDASIRRAWIQGLLSMVQHREALHFLHAGGIIETMLSLLMDSSLFVASAVNDLVAHVFLMFVKLMGQTDISHVSDLPDMALRILGHLEKLLTSGVSQSVTQSLKALTVIFRDCADAMAETLWPQIADLVISLLQQKPIHAAPHLEELLLAVTRFPVLCKPARDIWKVMKLALRSLSPFQASSLAFAILKSKSCPQDICLQALCVLLQPLYCVLRCSTTDFGQPGFLDEPASDPSTVENLLSKKTSCVSLLCQCLSHLTELCDQECLVMQVPHSSIRSSVLLILSFCIGQAVCSSPAGSHLGRSLIGSLRVQRSALDAIGGLSRWPVRPEALTKTYNVLSAYLENPETDATVLKKAFQASQKWLQAWHTSDEHWAESRGFLQGLCPVIMKRLCSPSWEVRDTTLEFITNITATVKGHADVVQVLSNADVPQLVLDLLKDPESYVRASAVTCMGQMINITHTSADSASRSAQPLKCEDLVPNLMDILCHDTEGFPRRAVVKVLTDWLRKGHMQNFCDSEILLSQILEMTCSDLDWEVKVHALDLADFYISHILDMGFSQSCPYTIGLPSSKSPVSISDALIKCEKVGLFQALLSCLCDCDRPVALKACEILLAVKPKLCDGDTDSSELHGRDWLERTIKERHITSQAAEGDSQQQTDWATDVLKKIDLANMKCSLSKSSDYLHETPLSLLQDIKATLWGGEMHDADCY; translated from the exons ATGGACGCGGAGTGCTCCCAGTTGCTGCCGCATGTCTGCGGAGTCTTGGTTGACAACAGGCAGCTTATGACTGATGACTCCATCTATGAGAAACTTCTGGACTGGTTTAAGTTTCTGCTTGGGACAG TTTCTTCTGAGCGTCTGTTGAATGAGAATCCGTGTATTCCAGGACTGTTCCGGCAGGTGCTGAATATAGAAGAGGCAGACCACAGTCTCCTCGTCTTTTCCATGAGGCTGGTTGGCATCCTGGCGGCTCAGGAAGGAGGATTTAAATATCTGATG TTGGATCATGTTATACAGGACATGTTTGGAGAATGTATCTACACCAATGAGATCTGGAAGGATGCGTCCATTAGGAGAGCATGGATACAAGGCCTGCTTAGTATGGTACAGCACCGAGAAGCATTACACTTTCTCCATGCTGGAG GAATAATAGAGACCATGTTAAGCCTTCTGATGGACTCCAGCCTGTTTGTAGCCTCTGCAGTCAATGACCTTGTAGCCCATGTTTTCCTCATGTTTGTGAAGCTGATGGGACAGACCGATATCAGCCATGTATCTGATCTGCCTGACATGGCCCTGAGAATCCTTGGTCACTTAGAGAAGCTGCTCACCTCTGGTGTTTCCCAGTCGGTCACCCAGTCACTAAAAGCCCTGACCGTCATCTTCAGAGACTGCGCTGACGCAATGGCCGAGACGCTCTGGCCACAAATAGCAGATCTGGTCATTTCTCTTTTACAGCAGAAGCCTATTCATGCTGCTCCACATCTGGAGGAACTGTTGCTTGCCGTGACCAG ATTTCCGGTTTTGTGTAAACCTGCGCGTGATATATGGAAGGTCATGAAACTGGCCCTGAGAAGTCTAAGTCCTTTCCAGGCTAGTTCACTAGCATTTGCCATTCTGAAGTCCAAATCCTG TCCCCAGGATATCTGCCTGCAAGCTCTGTGTGTACTGCTtcagccattatactgtgtgctgagatGTTCAACTACAGATTTTGGACAACCAG GTTTTCTTGATGAGCCTGCGTCCGATCCTTCCACTGTTGAGAATCTCTTGTCTAAGAAGACCTCATGTGTCAGTCTCTTATGTCAGTGCCTTAGTCATCTGACAGAACTGTGTGATCAG GAGTGTCTTGTCATGCAGGTCCCGCATAGCTCTATACGGAGTTCTGTGCTGCTAATTCTCAGCTTTTGCATTGGACAAGCCGTTTGTTCATCACCTGCAGGGTCTCATTTGGGCAGGTCCCTGATTGGTTCTCTACGAGTTCAAAGGTCAGCGTTGGATGCGATTGGAGGTCTTTCACGTTGGCCAG TGAGACCAGAAGCCTTGACGAAGACATATAACGTGCTCAGTGCTTATCTTGAGAACCCAGAAACAGACGCAACC GTTCTCAAAAAGGCATTCCAGGCATCACAGAAGTGGCTCCAGGCCTGGCACACATCTGACGAGCACTGGGCAGAGAGCAGAGGTTTTCTTCAAG GTCTCTGTCCCGTCATAATGAAACGTTTGTGCAGCCCTTCCTGGGAAGTCCGAGACACTACATTAGAGTTTATCACCAACATCACAGCAACTGTTAAAG GACATGCAGACGTTGTACAAGTTCTGAGTAATGCCGACGTTCCGCAGCTTGTTCTGGATCTTCTTAAGGACCCCGAGAGTTATGTCCGTGCAAGCGCTGTAACCTGCATGGGTCAGATGATTAACATTACTCACACTTCAGCGGACTCTGCCTCCAGATCTGCCCAACCTTTAAAATGCGAG GATCTGGTGCCAAATCTAATGGACATTCTTTGTCACGACACGGAAGGTTTCCCCAGGAGGGCAGTTGTAAAGGTACTCACCGATTGGCTAAGAAAAGGTCACATGCAAAACTTCTGTGACTCGGAAATTCTGCTGTCACAGATTCTGGAGATGACATGCAGTGACTTGGATTGGGAGGTGAAAGTTCATGCATTGGACCTTGCAGATTTCTATATATCCCATATTCTTGATATGGGATTTTCCCAAAGTTGTCCCTACACTATAGGGTTACCCTCTAGCAAAAGCCCAGTTTCTATTTCCGATGCATTgataaaatgtgaaaaagtggGGCTTTTCCAGGCCTTATTGAGTTGTCTGTGTGACTGTGACCGACCAGTGGCTTTAAAGGCCTGCGAAATCCTCCTCGCCGTGAAGCCAAAACTGTGTGATGGAGACACCGATTCCTCAGAACTGCATGGAAGAGACTGGCTGGAACGCACAATAAAAGAACGGCATATTACAAGCCAGGCTGCTGAAGGGGACAGTCAGCAGCAGACAGATTGGGCTACGGATGTCTTAAAGAAAATCGATTTGGCCAACATGAAATGTTCCCTGTCCAAAAGTAGTGATTATTTACATGAAACGCCCCTGTCACTGCTGCAGGACATCAAAGCCACCTTGTGGGGGGGAGAGATGCACGATGCCGATTGCTATTGA
- the BRAT1 gene encoding integrator complex assembly factor BRAT1 isoform X2: MDAECSQLLPHVCGVLVDNRQLMTDDSIYEKLLDWFKFLLGTVSSERLLNENPCIPGLFRQVLNIEEADHSLLVFSMRLVGILAAQEGGFKYLMLDHVIQDMFGECIYTNEIWKDASIRRAWIQGLLSMVQHREALHFLHAGGIIETMLSLLMDSSLFVASAVNDLVAHVFLMFVKLMGQTDISHVSDLPDMALRILGHLEKLLTSGVSQSVTQSLKALTVIFRDCADAMAETLWPQIADLVISLLQQKPIHAAPHLEELLLAVTRFPVLCKPARDIWKVMKLALRSLSPFQASSLAFAILKSKSCPQDICLQALCVLLQPLYCVLRCSTTDFGQPGFLDEPASDPSTVENLLSKKTSCVSLLCQCLSHLTELCDQECLVMQVPHSSIRSSVLLILSFCIGQAVCSSPAGSHLGRSLIGSLRVQRSALDAIGGLSRWPVRPEALTKTYNVLSAYLENPETDATVLKKAFQASQKWLQAWHTSDEHWAESRGFLQGLCPVIMKRLCSPSWEVRDTTLEFITNITATVKDVVQVLSNADVPQLVLDLLKDPESYVRASAVTCMGQMINITHTSADSASRSAQPLKCEDLVPNLMDILCHDTEGFPRRAVVKVLTDWLRKGHMQNFCDSEILLSQILEMTCSDLDWEVKVHALDLADFYISHILDMGFSQSCPYTIGLPSSKSPVSISDALIKCEKVGLFQALLSCLCDCDRPVALKACEILLAVKPKLCDGDTDSSELHGRDWLERTIKERHITSQAAEGDSQQQTDWATDVLKKIDLANMKCSLSKSSDYLHETPLSLLQDIKATLWGGEMHDADCY; the protein is encoded by the exons ATGGACGCGGAGTGCTCCCAGTTGCTGCCGCATGTCTGCGGAGTCTTGGTTGACAACAGGCAGCTTATGACTGATGACTCCATCTATGAGAAACTTCTGGACTGGTTTAAGTTTCTGCTTGGGACAG TTTCTTCTGAGCGTCTGTTGAATGAGAATCCGTGTATTCCAGGACTGTTCCGGCAGGTGCTGAATATAGAAGAGGCAGACCACAGTCTCCTCGTCTTTTCCATGAGGCTGGTTGGCATCCTGGCGGCTCAGGAAGGAGGATTTAAATATCTGATG TTGGATCATGTTATACAGGACATGTTTGGAGAATGTATCTACACCAATGAGATCTGGAAGGATGCGTCCATTAGGAGAGCATGGATACAAGGCCTGCTTAGTATGGTACAGCACCGAGAAGCATTACACTTTCTCCATGCTGGAG GAATAATAGAGACCATGTTAAGCCTTCTGATGGACTCCAGCCTGTTTGTAGCCTCTGCAGTCAATGACCTTGTAGCCCATGTTTTCCTCATGTTTGTGAAGCTGATGGGACAGACCGATATCAGCCATGTATCTGATCTGCCTGACATGGCCCTGAGAATCCTTGGTCACTTAGAGAAGCTGCTCACCTCTGGTGTTTCCCAGTCGGTCACCCAGTCACTAAAAGCCCTGACCGTCATCTTCAGAGACTGCGCTGACGCAATGGCCGAGACGCTCTGGCCACAAATAGCAGATCTGGTCATTTCTCTTTTACAGCAGAAGCCTATTCATGCTGCTCCACATCTGGAGGAACTGTTGCTTGCCGTGACCAG ATTTCCGGTTTTGTGTAAACCTGCGCGTGATATATGGAAGGTCATGAAACTGGCCCTGAGAAGTCTAAGTCCTTTCCAGGCTAGTTCACTAGCATTTGCCATTCTGAAGTCCAAATCCTG TCCCCAGGATATCTGCCTGCAAGCTCTGTGTGTACTGCTtcagccattatactgtgtgctgagatGTTCAACTACAGATTTTGGACAACCAG GTTTTCTTGATGAGCCTGCGTCCGATCCTTCCACTGTTGAGAATCTCTTGTCTAAGAAGACCTCATGTGTCAGTCTCTTATGTCAGTGCCTTAGTCATCTGACAGAACTGTGTGATCAG GAGTGTCTTGTCATGCAGGTCCCGCATAGCTCTATACGGAGTTCTGTGCTGCTAATTCTCAGCTTTTGCATTGGACAAGCCGTTTGTTCATCACCTGCAGGGTCTCATTTGGGCAGGTCCCTGATTGGTTCTCTACGAGTTCAAAGGTCAGCGTTGGATGCGATTGGAGGTCTTTCACGTTGGCCAG TGAGACCAGAAGCCTTGACGAAGACATATAACGTGCTCAGTGCTTATCTTGAGAACCCAGAAACAGACGCAACC GTTCTCAAAAAGGCATTCCAGGCATCACAGAAGTGGCTCCAGGCCTGGCACACATCTGACGAGCACTGGGCAGAGAGCAGAGGTTTTCTTCAAG GTCTCTGTCCCGTCATAATGAAACGTTTGTGCAGCCCTTCCTGGGAAGTCCGAGACACTACATTAGAGTTTATCACCAACATCACAGCAACTGTTAAAG ACGTTGTACAAGTTCTGAGTAATGCCGACGTTCCGCAGCTTGTTCTGGATCTTCTTAAGGACCCCGAGAGTTATGTCCGTGCAAGCGCTGTAACCTGCATGGGTCAGATGATTAACATTACTCACACTTCAGCGGACTCTGCCTCCAGATCTGCCCAACCTTTAAAATGCGAG GATCTGGTGCCAAATCTAATGGACATTCTTTGTCACGACACGGAAGGTTTCCCCAGGAGGGCAGTTGTAAAGGTACTCACCGATTGGCTAAGAAAAGGTCACATGCAAAACTTCTGTGACTCGGAAATTCTGCTGTCACAGATTCTGGAGATGACATGCAGTGACTTGGATTGGGAGGTGAAAGTTCATGCATTGGACCTTGCAGATTTCTATATATCCCATATTCTTGATATGGGATTTTCCCAAAGTTGTCCCTACACTATAGGGTTACCCTCTAGCAAAAGCCCAGTTTCTATTTCCGATGCATTgataaaatgtgaaaaagtggGGCTTTTCCAGGCCTTATTGAGTTGTCTGTGTGACTGTGACCGACCAGTGGCTTTAAAGGCCTGCGAAATCCTCCTCGCCGTGAAGCCAAAACTGTGTGATGGAGACACCGATTCCTCAGAACTGCATGGAAGAGACTGGCTGGAACGCACAATAAAAGAACGGCATATTACAAGCCAGGCTGCTGAAGGGGACAGTCAGCAGCAGACAGATTGGGCTACGGATGTCTTAAAGAAAATCGATTTGGCCAACATGAAATGTTCCCTGTCCAAAAGTAGTGATTATTTACATGAAACGCCCCTGTCACTGCTGCAGGACATCAAAGCCACCTTGTGGGGGGGAGAGATGCACGATGCCGATTGCTATTGA
- the KDM8 gene encoding bifunctional peptidase and arginyl-hydroxylase JMJD5 translates to MDQVQNSLWSQIRSLLPQRLEEFPQDLGPEVDGAIAVCMKEAAACIYTGDPARCGQLGELIMDYSWEKLNGCNWKDVSRDWRTAYSYGCLFKVVGVCGVPVFNKDEVLRVCDMSMLLGAEIMNNVISRIIQILSDPHAKETVKPPEGTRVLTHKSHKRHRDIQGNDPETEPNGKIPEKIPRALTPVLHVDTTIPTVRCPSLENFRHNCLLPQKAVILEGVIDHWPCMKKWSVEYIQKVAGCRTVPVELGSRYTDAEWSQSLMTVNDFINNYILDQPARRGYLAQHQLFDQIRELKEDIGIPDYCCLGEGDEDDITINAWFGPAGTVSPLHQDPQQNFLAQVVGRKYLRLYSVCETERLYPFDSSLLHNTSQVDVENPDTDKFPDFAQAVYQECILCPGQILFIPVKWWHYVKALDISFSVSYWWS, encoded by the exons ATGGACCAGGTGCAGAACTCGCTGTGGTCCCAGATCAGGTCCCTATTGCCCCAACGTCTTGAGGAGTTCCCACAGGATCTGGGCCCAGAGGTGGATGGAGCCATTGCTGTGTGTATGAAGGAGGCCGCGGCCTGTATCTATACGGGTGACCCCGCACGATGTGGACAGCTGGGGGAGCTGATTATGGACTACAGCTGGGAGAAGTTGAATGGCTGTAACTGGAAGGACGTGTCCCGGGACTGGAGGACTGCATATTCCTATGGCTGCCTGTTTAAGGTGGTCGGAGTTTGTGGGGTCCCTGTATTCAATAAGGACGAGGTTCTGCGAGTGTGCGACATGTCGATGCTCCTGGGAGCCGAGATCATGAACAATGTGATAAGTAGAATCATCCAAATTTTGAGCGATCCCCACGCCAAGGAAACCGTAAAGCCCCCAGAGGGCACAAGAG TCCTGACCCACAAAAGCCATAAGAGGCACAGAGATATTCAAGGAAATGACCCGGAAACCGAACCAAATGGCAAAATCCCGGAG AAAATACCTCGTGCACTTACCCCGGTCCTGCATGTAGATACTACAATCCCAACCGTCCGCTGCCCCTCGCTGGAAAACTTCAGACACAATTGCCTGTTACCacagaaagctgtaatactggaAGGAGTCATTGATCACTGGCCATGCATGAAAAAATGGAG TGTGGAGTATATACAGAAGGTGGCTGGATGTCGCACCGTGCCCGTGGAGCTGGGATCTAGATACACTGACGCAGAATGGTCTCAGAGCCTGATGACTGTAAATGACTTTATCAATAATTACATTCTGGATCAG CCGGCTCGCAGGGGATACCTCGCTCAGCATCAACTGTTTGATCAG ATACGCGAACTTAAGGAGGATATTGGTATTCCAGATTACTGCTGCCTCGGTGAAGGTGATGAAGATGATATCACTATTAATGCTTGGTTTGGGCCAGCAGGAACGGTGTCTCCTCTTCATCAGGACCCTCAGCAAAACTTCCTAGCACAG gtCGTAGGCAGAAAATACCTCCGTTTATACTCCGTGTGTGAGACAGAACGTCTGTACCCATTCGATAGCTCCCTTCTCCACAACACCAGCCAG GTAGACGTTGAAAATCCAGACACAGACAAGTTCCCTGATTTTGCACAAGCCGTTTATCAAGAGTGTATCCTGTGCCCGGGGCAGATCCTGTTCATACCAGTGAAATGGTGGCATTATGTTAAGGCTTTAGATATAAGCTTTTCTGTCAGTTATTGGTGGTCTTGA